A part of Microbulbifer sp. MI-G genomic DNA contains:
- a CDS encoding RHS repeat-associated core domain-containing protein, with the protein MNGRIYDPALGRFLSPDPFVQAPGNSQSWNRYSYVVNNPLSLTDPSGYFTEDIEEVMVIGGPLPEPSLSGAFWYNFGGSTGGGSGSTVGGIGGTGSSSYYSEWYRQWLQDTENAKEAAQKGQAEKEYESLRKSLLMRAADNPSVILDLSVTELNIIITWIRYRTIEEPRHPFMSHEFKEQFGFYDTMLYEEISLVSRQFDVGGSVTAFGGHINYLAVGMLAAHYGPNHIQALPGFVVGHNFKQIWQGEGWRNLSDINPGTRWALLGASQYRIRD; encoded by the coding sequence ATGAACGGGCGGATTTACGATCCGGCCCTGGGGCGGTTCCTGAGCCCGGACCCGTTTGTTCAGGCGCCCGGCAACAGCCAGAGCTGGAATCGCTACAGCTATGTGGTGAATAATCCCCTGAGCCTGACAGACCCCAGTGGGTATTTTACGGAAGATATCGAAGAGGTGATGGTAATTGGGGGACCCTTGCCTGAACCCAGTCTCTCTGGTGCCTTCTGGTATAATTTTGGTGGTAGTACTGGTGGTGGTAGTGGCAGCACTGTTGGCGGTATCGGCGGCACTGGCAGTAGCTCTTATTACAGTGAATGGTATAGGCAATGGCTTCAGGATACTGAAAATGCCAAAGAAGCTGCACAAAAAGGGCAAGCTGAAAAAGAATATGAATCTCTTAGGAAATCATTGCTTATGCGCGCTGCGGATAATCCAAGTGTTATCTTGGATTTAAGTGTCACCGAGCTAAATATAATTATAACTTGGATACGTTATAGAACGATTGAGGAACCACGCCACCCCTTTATGAGTCACGAGTTTAAAGAACAGTTTGGATTTTATGATACTATGCTCTACGAGGAGATATCTCTAGTAAGTAGACAGTTTGATGTGGGAGGCAGCGTTACAGCATTCGGTGGACATATAAATTATCTTGCTGTGGGTATGTTAGCGGCACATTATGGTCCTAACCATATTCAAGCACTTCCTGGTTTTGTGGTTGGTCATAATTTCAAGCAAATATGGCAGGGCGAAGGCTGGCGAAATTTAAGTGACATTAATCCTGGTACAAGGTGGGCTCTACTTGGTGCCTCCCAATATCGAATTAGGGATTAG
- a CDS encoding SymE family type I addiction module toxin — protein MKVQEAYYEYRLKKQSPYAASRSVPWITIRGHWLERAGFVVDTPTKVRVMERCLVLTAE, from the coding sequence ATTAAAGTCCAGGAGGCCTACTATGAGTACCGCCTTAAGAAACAGTCACCCTATGCTGCCAGCCGCTCCGTGCCATGGATCACAATCAGGGGCCACTGGCTTGAACGGGCCGGCTTTGTGGTGGATACACCGACCAAGGTCAGGGTGATGGAGCGGTGTTTGGTATTGACTGCTGAATAA
- a CDS encoding IS5 family transposase (programmed frameshift): MEITAQQYKIIEDFLPLQRGNVKISNLQVLNAILYIAEHGCKWRGLPMKFGRWHSVYMRANRWAKQGVLDRVFLALQENNVINIQVDHISLDSTAVKVHPDGTGAFKKNGPQSIGKSRAGWTTKIHMVAADHNRAVVFSLSPGQAGDAPEGRKLLKSLENCGWDGAKVIMDKAYEGNETRQLVFDLGMEPVVPPKSNRMSTWKYDVEAYKKRNEVERLFRRLKGFRRIFSRFDKLDVVFTFFIHFALIADTLISVNRP; encoded by the exons ATGGAAATTACAGCGCAACAATACAAAATTATCGAAGATTTTCTGCCCCTCCAGCGCGGCAACGTGAAAATATCCAACTTACAAGTGCTGAACGCCATTCTTTACATAGCCGAGCATGGTTGTAAATGGCGAGGTCTGCCGATGAAATTCGGCCGTTGGCACAGCGTCTACATGCGGGCGAATCGTTGGGCCAAACAAGGTGTACTGGATAGGGTCTTTCTGGCCCTCCAGGAAAATAATGTGATCAATATCCAGGTCGATCATATCTCTCTTGATTCTACGGCTGTTAAAGTTCATCCAGATGGTACTGGCGCGT TTAAAAAAAACGGTCCTCAATCTATCGGCAAATCACGAGCAGGATGGACCACCAAGATTCATATGGTTGCAGCCGACCACAACCGCGCCGTAGTATTTTCTCTGTCACCGGGGCAGGCTGGAGACGCTCCGGAGGGCCGAAAGCTGCTGAAAAGCCTTGAGAACTGCGGTTGGGATGGTGCCAAAGTGATCATGGACAAGGCCTACGAGGGTAATGAAACCCGGCAGTTGGTATTCGATCTGGGCATGGAACCTGTCGTGCCACCGAAGAGTAACCGAATGAGCACCTGGAAATACGACGTGGAGGCGTACAAAAAACGAAATGAAGTGGAGAGGCTGTTTCGACGCCTGAAGGGCTTCAGAAGAATTTTCTCTCGTTTTGACAAACTGGATGTCGTTTTCACATTTTTTATTCACTTTGCGCTTATTGCCGATACTTTAATTAGTGTGAACAGGCCCTAG